The following are from one region of the Mesorhizobium sp. B4-1-4 genome:
- a CDS encoding carbohydrate ABC transporter permease: MIAGRSPSQRFFGGIGLYAAIAAYVIFALFPIYWTLKISVTPERLLYSEGITFWPSQTTLQNFATVLEATDFPRYFLNSVIVSVSTAALVTVIATLAGYAMSRFTFRGKAALALMLLLTQTFPLVMVIPPIYRVMGQIGLINSLTGLIIIYTAFNTAFATFLMQSFFDGIPKDLEEAAMIDGCTRAQAMRRVIVPLTLPGMGATLGFVFTAAWSELLFALMLISSDDQKTFAVGLLTFIGKFAVDWGQMMAASILALIPVCIFFAFLQRYLVTGLTAGAVKG, translated from the coding sequence ATGATCGCAGGACGCTCACCCTCGCAACGCTTCTTCGGCGGCATCGGCCTCTACGCGGCAATCGCGGCCTACGTGATCTTCGCGCTGTTCCCCATCTACTGGACGCTGAAGATCTCGGTGACGCCGGAAAGACTTCTCTATTCCGAAGGCATTACCTTCTGGCCGTCGCAAACGACGCTGCAGAATTTTGCAACCGTGCTCGAAGCCACCGATTTCCCACGCTACTTCCTCAACAGCGTCATCGTCTCGGTCTCGACGGCGGCATTGGTGACAGTAATCGCAACGCTCGCCGGCTACGCCATGTCGCGCTTCACCTTTCGCGGCAAGGCGGCACTGGCTCTCATGTTGCTTTTAACCCAGACCTTTCCGCTGGTGATGGTCATTCCACCGATCTACCGCGTCATGGGCCAGATCGGCCTGATCAACAGCCTGACCGGGCTGATCATCATCTACACGGCCTTCAACACCGCCTTCGCCACCTTCCTGATGCAGTCCTTCTTCGACGGCATCCCGAAGGATCTGGAGGAGGCCGCGATGATCGACGGCTGCACGCGGGCTCAAGCCATGCGCCGCGTGATCGTGCCGCTGACGCTGCCCGGCATGGGCGCCACGCTGGGCTTTGTCTTCACCGCCGCCTGGAGCGAGCTTCTGTTCGCGCTGATGCTGATTTCCAGCGACGACCAGAAGACCTTCGCCGTTGGCCTGCTTACGTTCATCGGCAAGTTCGCCGTCGACTGGGGGCAGATGATGGCGGCGTCCATCCTGGCGCTGATCCCGGTCTGCATCTTCTTCGCCTTCCTGCAACGCTATCTCGTCACCGGCCTGACCGCCGGCGCCGTCAAAGGATAG